GGTGGTGCAGGAAGACGCTGCCGCCCACAAGGAACTGTCGATCATGGCCACGGCCGGGGCTGCCCGGCGCCTGGGCAATGGGCGCCTGACCGCGCGCGAAGACGTGCAGATCCACGCCATCATCACGCGCACCCTGGCCCAGCGGCGCAACATCTACGAACAGCATGTCGTGAGCCTGTATTTCGCGGGCAAGTCGGCCCGCGATTTCGTTGCCTGCCTGACCCTCACACGCTCCCTGAGCGATATCGACCGGCGCCTGCTTGACGTGTTTGCGGCCAATGTCTCGGTCGGCCTGGACAATGTGGAACTGGTCAGCCACCTGCATAACGCCGCCTTTTACGACCAGCTCTCCAAGCTGCCCAACCGCACCCGGCTGGTCGAGATCCTCGACGCCACCCTGGCCGGCCCGGCGCGCGACGACACCACCCTGTCGCTGGTGGACCTGGACCATTTTGCCGAAACCAATGACGCCCTGGGCCACCAGTTTGGCGACACGCTGCTGGTCGCGGTGGCCGCGCGCCTGCAGGCATGCCTGGGCAAGCAGCTGACGGTGGCGCGCATCGGCGGCGACATCTTTGCCGTGCTGGGCGAAGCCGATGCGGTCAATCCGGCGCGCATCCTGGCCCAGTTTGAAACCCCGTTTTCCATCGAGGGCCAGGATGTGCGCCTCTCCGCCACGCTGGGCCTGGTACGCCTGGGCGAACATGACGGCAGCGGGGCAGACGCCCTCAAGGATGCCGATATTGCCTTGAAGCGCGCCAAGACCCAGCAGCGCGCCGGCCACTTTTATTTTTCGCGCAGCATGGGCGTGGAAATCCGCGAGCGCGTGCGCCTCATGCATGCACTGCGCACGGGCTTTGCCAGCGGCGAACTGTTCGTCGTGTACCAGCCACAGATCGACCTGGCCACCCGCCGCCCGGTGGGGGCCGAAGCCCTGCTGCGCTGGCGCATGGCCGATGGCACCTTCATTTCGCCCGACCGCTTCATCCCCATTGCCGAGTATTCGGGCCTGATCATCGATATTGGCGAATGGGTGCTGCGCTCGGCCTGCCAGGAAGTGGTGCGCCTGCGCGAGGCCGGCCACCGCGACTTCACGATGTCGGTCAATGTGTCGCAGGTGCAGTTCCGCCATCCTTTCTTCCTCGATATGCTGCAGGCCGCCCTGCACGACACCAAGGCGCCGCCTGAATTCATCGAACTGGAAATCACCGAATCGATGGCCATGGAAGAGCCCGATCTGCTGATCAGGATGCTGGCCCAGGTCAAGCATACCGGGGTTTCCATTGCCATTGACGACTTCGGCACCGGCTTTTCTTCCCTGTCCTACCTGCAGCGCCTGCAGGTGGACCGGCTCAAGATCGACCGCGCTTTCGTGACCGAGATCACCGGTTCCGCGCGCGGCAGCAGCATTGCCGAAATGGTCATCCAGCTCGGACGCAACCTGGGCCTGTCGATTGTGGCCGAGGGGGTGGAAGACGAGCGCCAGGCCCAGATCCTGCGTTCACTGGGCTGTCCGCTGGCCCAAGGCTTCCTGTTTGCACGGCCCATGCCCGCACCGGCCCTGTACGAGTGGCTCAGCGCCGATGCCCTGAACCGGGTGGCCTGACCTCGTATTTATGTTGCAGAGCGCCAACGCCCGCGTGCGTACGCGACGGGTTCGGCCGTGTCCCTGCCCTGTTGTGCCTTAAAATCGATACCAGCCCCGGCCATTGCCGGGCCACCTTCGGGACCTTGCATGGGTAGGCACAATATTTCGCGTTTACTGGTACACGCTGCCGTGTGGCTGGCGGCGCTGTGCGCGTGCGCCCCCG
This region of Massilia sp. PAMC28688 genomic DNA includes:
- a CDS encoding bifunctional diguanylate cyclase/phosphodiesterase is translated as MPPSSTPLDRAKDDHDNLEFLEEHPASLDADGMPGVWRVMIIDDDEDVHSTTTFALGNLDMQNRPLEFVHAYSAAQARELLRTEPDIAVILLDVVMEQDDAGLHLVRYIRETLKLADVRIILRTGQPGYAPEIDAIRDFDINDYKTKSELTRIKLYTTVTSAIRSYEQIRAISSSRRGLDQIVRASTELMSLHGVQNFAAGVLTQAAEILQMPANGVLVVQEDAAAHKELSIMATAGAARRLGNGRLTAREDVQIHAIITRTLAQRRNIYEQHVVSLYFAGKSARDFVACLTLTRSLSDIDRRLLDVFAANVSVGLDNVELVSHLHNAAFYDQLSKLPNRTRLVEILDATLAGPARDDTTLSLVDLDHFAETNDALGHQFGDTLLVAVAARLQACLGKQLTVARIGGDIFAVLGEADAVNPARILAQFETPFSIEGQDVRLSATLGLVRLGEHDGSGADALKDADIALKRAKTQQRAGHFYFSRSMGVEIRERVRLMHALRTGFASGELFVVYQPQIDLATRRPVGAEALLRWRMADGTFISPDRFIPIAEYSGLIIDIGEWVLRSACQEVVRLREAGHRDFTMSVNVSQVQFRHPFFLDMLQAALHDTKAPPEFIELEITESMAMEEPDLLIRMLAQVKHTGVSIAIDDFGTGFSSLSYLQRLQVDRLKIDRAFVTEITGSARGSSIAEMVIQLGRNLGLSIVAEGVEDERQAQILRSLGCPLAQGFLFARPMPAPALYEWLSADALNRVA